One genomic region from Pan troglodytes isolate AG18354 chromosome 14, NHGRI_mPanTro3-v2.0_pri, whole genome shotgun sequence encodes:
- the TEX30 gene encoding testis-expressed protein 30 isoform X2, producing MSHTEVKLKIPFGNKLLDAVCLVPNKSLTYGIILTHGASGDMNLPHLMSLASHLASHGFFCLRFTCKGLNIVHRIKAYKSVLNYLKTSGEYKLAGVFLGGRSMGSRAAASVMCHIEPDDGDDFVRGLICISYPLHHPKQQHKLRDEDLFRLKEPVLFVSGSADEMCEKNLLEKVAQKMQAPHKIHWIEKANHSMAVKGRSTNDVFKEINTQILFWIQEITEMDKKCH from the exons ATGAGTCATACAGAG gttaaattaaaaataccttttgGAAATAAATTACTAGATGCTGTTTGTTTGGTACCTAACAAGAGCTTAACATATGGAATAATTCTTACACATGGAGCATCAGGAGATATGAATCTTCCTCATTTGATGTCACTGGCATCCCATCTTGCATCTCATGGGTTTTTCTGCCTGAGATTTACCTGTAAAGGCCTTAATATTGTACATAGAATTAAGGCGTATAAATCAGTTTTG aattaCCTGAAGACATCAGGAGAATACAAACTTGCAGGTGTTTTTCTTGGAG gTCGTTCAATGGGCTCAAGAGCAGCTGCTTCTGTAATGTGTCACATTGAGccagatgatggtgatgattttGTTCGGGGTCTCATTTGTATTTCTTACCCACTGCACCATCCAAAGCAGCAGCATAAACTCAGAGATGAAGACCTCTTTCGTTTAAAAGAGCCTGTACTGTTTGTGTCAGGCTCAGCAGATGAAATGTGTGAAAAG aacTTGTTGGAGAAAGTGGCACAGAAAATGCAAGCTCCCCATAAAATCCACTGGATTGAGAAGGCAAATCATTCCATGGCAGTGAAAGGACGGTCGACAAATgatgttttcaaagaaataaatacacagatttTGTTTTGGATCCAAGAAATTACTGAAATGGACAAGAAATGTCATTAG
- the TEX30 gene encoding testis-expressed protein 30 isoform X1, with protein MNLPHLMSLASHLASHGFFCLRFTCKGLNIVHRIKAYKSVLNYLKTSGEYKLAGVFLGGRSMGSRAAASVMCHIEPDDGDDFVRGLICISYPLHHPKQQHKLRDEDLFRLKEPVLFVSGSADEMCEKNLLEKVAQKMQAPHKIHWIEKANHSMAVKGRSTNDVFKEINTQILFWIQEITEMDKKCH; from the exons ATGAATCTTCCTCATTTGATGTCACTGGCATCCCATCTTGCATCTCATGGGTTTTTCTGCCTGAGATTTACCTGTAAAGGCCTTAATATTGTACATAGAATTAAGGCGTATAAATCAGTTTTG aattaCCTGAAGACATCAGGAGAATACAAACTTGCAGGTGTTTTTCTTGGAG gTCGTTCAATGGGCTCAAGAGCAGCTGCTTCTGTAATGTGTCACATTGAGccagatgatggtgatgattttGTTCGGGGTCTCATTTGTATTTCTTACCCACTGCACCATCCAAAGCAGCAGCATAAACTCAGAGATGAAGACCTCTTTCGTTTAAAAGAGCCTGTACTGTTTGTGTCAGGCTCAGCAGATGAAATGTGTGAAAAG aacTTGTTGGAGAAAGTGGCACAGAAAATGCAAGCTCCCCATAAAATCCACTGGATTGAGAAGGCAAATCATTCCATGGCAGTGAAAGGACGGTCGACAAATgatgttttcaaagaaataaatacacagatttTGTTTTGGATCCAAGAAATTACTGAAATGGACAAGAAATGTCATTAG
- the TEX30 gene encoding testis-expressed protein 30 isoform X4, giving the protein MYKYDTVFCICYLETLLKILDNTKVSLNQACPTHGPHMAQDSFERGPTQNYLKTSGEYKLAGVFLGGRSMGSRAAASVMCHIEPDDGDDFVRGLICISYPLHHPKQQHKLRDEDLFRLKEPVLFVSGSADEMCEKNLLEKVAQKMQAPHKIHWIEKANHSMAVKGRSTNDVFKEINTQILFWIQEITEMDKKCH; this is encoded by the exons ATGTATAAATATGATACTGTTTTCTGTATATGTTATTTAGAAACCTTGCTTAAAATCCTGGATAACACTAAAGTTTCTctaaatcaagcttgtccaacccatgggcCACAtatggcccaggacagctttgaacgTGGCCCAACACAA aattaCCTGAAGACATCAGGAGAATACAAACTTGCAGGTGTTTTTCTTGGAG gTCGTTCAATGGGCTCAAGAGCAGCTGCTTCTGTAATGTGTCACATTGAGccagatgatggtgatgattttGTTCGGGGTCTCATTTGTATTTCTTACCCACTGCACCATCCAAAGCAGCAGCATAAACTCAGAGATGAAGACCTCTTTCGTTTAAAAGAGCCTGTACTGTTTGTGTCAGGCTCAGCAGATGAAATGTGTGAAAAG aacTTGTTGGAGAAAGTGGCACAGAAAATGCAAGCTCCCCATAAAATCCACTGGATTGAGAAGGCAAATCATTCCATGGCAGTGAAAGGACGGTCGACAAATgatgttttcaaagaaataaatacacagatttTGTTTTGGATCCAAGAAATTACTGAAATGGACAAGAAATGTCATTAG
- the TEX30 gene encoding testis-expressed protein 30 isoform X3, which translates to MFLRDIAKEATYDFSPWNYVTLAHHFGILEYFIYHTMHNYLKTSGEYKLAGVFLGGRSMGSRAAASVMCHIEPDDGDDFVRGLICISYPLHHPKQQHKLRDEDLFRLKEPVLFVSGSADEMCEKNLLEKVAQKMQAPHKIHWIEKANHSMAVKGRSTNDVFKEINTQILFWIQEITEMDKKCH; encoded by the exons ATGTTCCTCCGTGATATTGCCAAGGAAGCTACTTATGATTTTTCTCCCTGGAATTATGTAACTTTAGCGCATCATTTTGGCATTCTAGAATATTTCATCTACCATACTATGCAT aattaCCTGAAGACATCAGGAGAATACAAACTTGCAGGTGTTTTTCTTGGAG gTCGTTCAATGGGCTCAAGAGCAGCTGCTTCTGTAATGTGTCACATTGAGccagatgatggtgatgattttGTTCGGGGTCTCATTTGTATTTCTTACCCACTGCACCATCCAAAGCAGCAGCATAAACTCAGAGATGAAGACCTCTTTCGTTTAAAAGAGCCTGTACTGTTTGTGTCAGGCTCAGCAGATGAAATGTGTGAAAAG aacTTGTTGGAGAAAGTGGCACAGAAAATGCAAGCTCCCCATAAAATCCACTGGATTGAGAAGGCAAATCATTCCATGGCAGTGAAAGGACGGTCGACAAATgatgttttcaaagaaataaatacacagatttTGTTTTGGATCCAAGAAATTACTGAAATGGACAAGAAATGTCATTAG
- the TEX30 gene encoding testis-expressed protein 30 isoform X5, producing MSHTEVKLKIPFGNKLLDAVCLVPNKSLTYGIILTHGASGDMNLPHLMSLASHLASHGFFCLRFTCKGLNIVHRIKAYKSVLNYLKTSGEYKLAGVFLGELVGESGTENASSP from the exons ATGAGTCATACAGAG gttaaattaaaaataccttttgGAAATAAATTACTAGATGCTGTTTGTTTGGTACCTAACAAGAGCTTAACATATGGAATAATTCTTACACATGGAGCATCAGGAGATATGAATCTTCCTCATTTGATGTCACTGGCATCCCATCTTGCATCTCATGGGTTTTTCTGCCTGAGATTTACCTGTAAAGGCCTTAATATTGTACATAGAATTAAGGCGTATAAATCAGTTTTG aattaCCTGAAGACATCAGGAGAATACAAACTTGCAGGTGTTTTTCTTGGAG aacTTGTTGGAGAAAGTGGCACAGAAAATGCAAGCTCCCCATAA
- the POGLUT2 gene encoding protein O-glucosyltransferase 2 isoform X4 has product MLLRLVKMPDVEFFVNLGDWPLEKKKSNSNIHPIFSWCGSTDSKDIVMPTYDLTDSVLETMGRVSLDMMSVQANTGPPWESKNSTAVWRGRDSRKERLELVKLSRKYPELIDAAFTNFFFFKHDENLYGPIVKHISFFDFFKHKYQINIDGTVAAYRLPYLLVGDSVVLKQDSIYYEHFYNELQPWKHYIPVKSNLSDLLEKLKWAKDHDEEAKKIAKAGQEFARNNLMGDDIFCYYFKLFQEYANLQVSEPQIREGMKRVEPQTEDDLFPCTCHRKKTKDEL; this is encoded by the exons gtGAAGATGCCAGATGTGGAGTTCTTTGTTAATTTGGGAGACTGgcctttggaaaaaaagaaatccaattcAAACATCCATCCGATCTTTTCCTGGTGTGGCTCCACAGATTCCAAGGATATCGTGATGCCTACATACGATTTGACTGATTCtgttctggaaaccatgggcCG GGTAAGTCTGGATATGATGTCCGTGCAAGCTAACACGGGTCCTCCCTGGGAAAGCAAAAATTCCACTGCCGTCTGGAGAGGGCGAGACAGCCGCAAAGAGAGACTCGAGCTGGTTAAACTCAGTAGAAAATACCCGGAACTCATAGACGCTGCTTTCAccaactttttcttctttaaacacGATGAAAACCTGTATGGTCCCATTGTgaaacacatttcattttttgattTCTTCAAG CATAAGTATCAAATAAATATCGATGGCACTGTAGCAGCTTATCGCCTGCCATATTTGCTAGTTGGTGACAGTGTTGTGCTGAAGCAGGACTCCATCTACTATGAACATTTTTACAATGAGCTGCAGCCCTGGAAACACTACATTCCAGTTAAGAGCAACCTGAGCGATCTGCTAGAAAAACTTAAATGGGCGAAAGATCACGATGAAGAG GCCAAAAAGATAGCAAAAGCAGGACAAGAATTTGCAAGAAATAATCTCATGGGCGATGACatattctgttattatttcaaacttttccag GAATATGCCAATTTACAAGTGAGTGAGCCCCAAATCCGAGAGGGCATGAAAAGGGTAGAACCACAGACTGAGGACGACCTCTTCCCTTGTACTTGCCATAGGAAAAAG ACCAAAGATGAACTCTGA